A window of Bacteroidota bacterium contains these coding sequences:
- a CDS encoding HAMP domain-containing sensor histidine kinase, with the protein MKQRKKYPKVLVLALVLLGSLPLLAVLQYNWLSQLSQADYVRMQSNIESVAQQFSQDVDQELIGAHVAFVGSRTTTREALTTELVERFNRWEALSPYASIVKSIYLVEKSDSGAPTLYRFDKATGHLTQANWPAAVVNWIAQQPVYQAHPRPQAESQTNEWISPIPFSGTTGLIQPGNRPPIGWPTGMMANEAFNQLLLGFDTPYIFDQMIPAIAAKYFLETADAAYDLLITKRGAPNAILYQSDPTLTTASFAAEDFSMNIGMPDQPQIMHTFSKLLGAQSPITPETVMAFFRKGFQYSRLTAGGPSAGMGGGSAGFMPVRTWQLHIKHKAGPLNQIVAQTRNRNLWISFAVLLILGLSIAIIIIYTRRMQQLADQQMAFVAGVSHELRTPLAVVHAAGENLQDGLITDMAETRDYGKLIVDESRSLLNTIEQVLAYAGISFGLGPPPDTEVYVNTLIHQILDENREALRSFELHLQLDEDLPPVQGDQEALHTVLQNLVQNAIKYANGKKWIAIHSHPSDTHEKAVEVVIQDRGIGIDLAEQANIFEPFYRTADVRKTQIRGNGLGLSIARQILHVHGGDISVTSTPNNGSAFYVTLLHRPPKVSPAA; encoded by the coding sequence ATGAAGCAACGCAAAAAATACCCCAAAGTCTTGGTACTGGCGCTTGTGCTGCTCGGCTCGCTGCCGTTGCTCGCCGTCCTCCAGTACAACTGGCTCTCACAGCTTAGCCAGGCGGATTATGTGCGCATGCAATCCAATATCGAAAGCGTTGCCCAGCAATTTAGTCAGGATGTAGATCAGGAGTTGATTGGTGCACACGTTGCGTTTGTGGGTTCGCGCACCACGACCCGCGAGGCGTTGACCACCGAATTGGTAGAGCGGTTTAATCGTTGGGAAGCCTTGTCTCCTTACGCCTCGATCGTCAAATCTATTTACCTCGTCGAAAAATCGGATAGCGGAGCGCCAACACTTTATCGATTCGACAAAGCTACCGGTCATCTGACACAGGCGAATTGGCCGGCAGCAGTTGTCAACTGGATAGCGCAACAGCCAGTGTACCAGGCACATCCCCGGCCGCAAGCAGAATCTCAAACAAACGAATGGATATCGCCGATTCCCTTCTCAGGGACAACAGGCCTAATACAACCAGGGAATCGTCCTCCCATCGGGTGGCCTACGGGCATGATGGCTAACGAAGCATTCAACCAGTTGTTGCTCGGCTTTGATACACCCTACATTTTTGACCAGATGATACCTGCTATCGCGGCCAAATACTTCCTTGAAACAGCAGATGCTGCGTATGATCTTCTGATTACAAAGCGCGGTGCACCCAATGCAATTTTATACCAATCCGACCCCACCCTCACAACTGCGTCTTTTGCAGCGGAGGATTTTTCGATGAACATCGGCATGCCTGATCAGCCGCAGATCATGCATACCTTCTCCAAACTCCTGGGCGCACAATCACCGATCACACCAGAAACGGTGATGGCCTTCTTCCGCAAAGGCTTTCAGTATTCACGACTCACTGCTGGTGGACCTTCGGCCGGCATGGGAGGTGGTTCAGCCGGCTTCATGCCCGTGCGAACGTGGCAGTTGCACATAAAACACAAAGCCGGGCCACTTAACCAAATCGTAGCACAAACCAGAAACCGCAATCTTTGGATAAGCTTTGCTGTACTGCTGATCCTTGGCCTGTCCATTGCCATCATCATCATCTACACCCGGCGCATGCAGCAGTTGGCAGATCAGCAAATGGCGTTTGTGGCTGGCGTCTCACACGAATTACGCACGCCGTTGGCTGTTGTGCACGCCGCTGGCGAGAACCTGCAAGATGGGCTCATTACCGATATGGCTGAGACGCGGGACTATGGTAAACTCATTGTTGATGAAAGCAGAAGCCTGTTGAATACCATCGAGCAAGTACTGGCCTATGCCGGCATTTCTTTCGGACTCGGCCCACCGCCTGACACAGAAGTCTACGTAAACACCCTTATACACCAAATCCTGGATGAAAACCGCGAAGCACTGCGGTCTTTTGAGCTACACCTACAACTAGACGAAGACCTTCCACCTGTTCAGGGTGACCAGGAAGCGTTGCATACCGTACTGCAAAATCTGGTACAAAATGCCATCAAATATGCCAACGGCAAGAAATGGATTGCCATCCATTCACACCCCTCGGATACGCACGAGAAAGCTGTAGAAGTAGTCATACAGGACCGTGGTATTGGTATCGACCTGGCAGAACAGGCCAACATTTTTGAACCCTTTTATCGCACAGCAGATGTACGCAAAACGCAAATCCGCGGTAATGGACTCGGACTCAGCATTGCGCGGCAAATACTCCACGTGCATGGTGGTGACATATCCGTCACCAGTACCCCCAACAACGGCAGCGCCTTTTATGTAACCCTCCTGCATAGACCGCCCAAAGTATCCCCTGCTGCCTAA
- a CDS encoding response regulator transcription factor has protein sequence MNKRILLIEDEPGLVLTLRKRLESEGFDVLVADNGDAGLEQAINESVDLVLLDVMMPGRDGFEVCSEVRRHKAFIPIMMLTARSQTMDKVLGFRLGADDYLTKPFQMAELIARIKALLRRSTAKEEAINEHRYVFGKVTVDFKRAEVSLDDTLVALSAKEFQLLRYFVEHRGEVRSRVEILNEVWGYPTVPNTRTVDVHVARLRQKIEPNPTKPIYLLTVHNIGYRFDG, from the coding sequence ATGAATAAGCGCATATTGTTGATTGAAGATGAACCAGGCCTCGTACTCACGCTTCGGAAGCGCCTGGAGTCCGAAGGCTTTGACGTGTTGGTTGCAGATAATGGGGACGCCGGCCTCGAACAGGCGATCAATGAATCGGTGGACCTGGTGCTGTTGGATGTGATGATGCCCGGCCGCGATGGGTTTGAAGTCTGCAGCGAAGTGCGCCGGCACAAAGCCTTCATCCCGATTATGATGCTAACTGCCCGAAGCCAGACCATGGACAAAGTGCTCGGCTTCCGACTTGGCGCAGACGACTACCTCACCAAGCCATTTCAGATGGCCGAGCTCATCGCCCGCATCAAAGCCCTGCTCCGCCGATCAACCGCCAAAGAGGAAGCCATCAACGAACACCGCTATGTCTTTGGCAAGGTGACCGTCGATTTTAAACGCGCCGAGGTATCCCTGGATGACACCCTGGTTGCCCTCTCCGCCAAAGAGTTTCAGCTACTACGCTATTTTGTCGAACACCGGGGCGAAGTACGTTCTCGCGTTGAAATACTCAACGAAGTGTGGGGATACCCAACCGTTCCTAATACCCGTACGGTGGACGTCCACGTTGCCAGGCTCCGGCAAAAAATAGAACCCAATCCGACCAAACCCATCTACCTGCTTACCGTCCACAATATCGGGTATCGGTTCGACGGCTGA